The following are encoded in a window of Nomia melanderi isolate GNS246 chromosome 6, iyNomMela1, whole genome shotgun sequence genomic DNA:
- the LOC116432940 gene encoding uncharacterized protein LOC116432940: MAREATISELTELDSDGSSCGERGDARKRLRFDGDSTGPKKRRKQTTPVRFPVVPRADMLLHDESNEDEDEDENSEGKLSTQSPLPRRSLLRGDENLNNEFRCQYCSQLFDDKESLHAHLDNEHGTATQLADRNRSDGSPSAAIKMEPPSQQPDQHENSVNLLSVKSFAANWLGAGPHMQMQMQMQTQNEELWSSPVTANQIPALPNHLQALSGFSGTLTQYLPMPAFPLTDSSHMTKPSMGQTPVRIFNPDAYCDLCNKEFCNKYFLKTHKANKHGIYVDSPGPSTAEGNVVGTLYPSNMTNSMVKLEAPATPPALSVACDLCQKRFKNEETMRKHRQKMHTELPDQSQEAQFGFPQNEEDGVTPRDSPSGVEALFKQEFGVEQEDASFVPAPRHLSPQSIQQARDAGFNADRLRRLGVINPEAFCEICCKEYCNKYFLRTHKMKRHGIVMQENEKSPGNPGAIATWHQVQTSPLNLIMAESAESNERSTDEYECKICEIRFQTAGLYQAHCRKMHESEEQRSPKQESDAEQTDQRNDTISEDLQKLQTMLLQLNGLKSGKGVSCGVCGKECENRATLHIHKVTEHGAIEEPTSPPQDKSPTTAVSGFCSLCGKDYPNQDALRRHIAEDHQPPITSSVPHTPTTTSTVTNSTPTSQTPTEKKAIPMTPTSSYCEICNKELCNKYFMKTHMQRMHGIEIENGAQIGGVICNICNKELCSKYFLRVHKHNTHGIVDENAASSTKQEAHGGAVSTEDVALKPEHIGDLSHRYFTHFTEVCPICNRRFRSIKWLKAHLMSDHGKTGVDKWREMEQQYQTTSRPGNRPPNAPKNAQGSNLKIPNGFDVPQQIKSVEYAGLGNQVLSNLLGSSSDGDQQLKSYRCSYCNFTTTVLPFLFLHERSHVNSHESAESEKSLQCPICSQCFHQSEMLHQHLLTAHQFPALLTHLQSPLRNNFGLDAERMAEAKEKYDPETKEDRTGNSPRVSANQTIPETVRNQRQEDTAVQVTPQGVYKCAQCGYATTNLNRIKKHVRKDHKAIGDPTDSVLAELSKTLKDVANRHKMPACYAMPQDMNSNPDKTIMQPFLIEEQEIMQAGEESSTSEKRFAPSLVYLPVKSRISNAVTASFTLSPA, encoded by the exons ATGGCGCGCGAGGCGACGATATCAGAGCTGACGGAACTGGACAGCGACGGGTCGAGTTGCGGCGAGCGCGGCGATGCCAGGAAACGTCTCCGGTTCGACGGGGATTCGACGGGGCCGAAGAAACGCCGGAAACAAACGACGCCCGTGAGGTTCCCCGTGGTGCCGAGGGCCGACATGCTGCTGCACGACGAGTCGAACGAGGACGAGGATGAAGACGAGAACAGCGAAGGTAAGCTGTCGACGCAGTCGCCCTTGCCGCGACGGTCGTTGTTGCGCGGCGACGAGAACCTGAATAACGAGTTCCGTTGCCAGTATTGTAGTCAGTTATTCGACGATAAGGAATCGTTGCACGCGCATCTCGATAACGAGCACGGTACCGCGACGCAGCTGGCCGATCGGAACCGATCCGACGGCTCGCCGAGCGCCGCGATCAAGATGGAGCCGCCGTCCCAGCAACCGGACCAACACGAGAACTCCGTGAATCTGCTCAGCGTAAAGAGCTTCGCGGCGAACTGGCTAGGCGCTGGCCCGCAC ATGCAGATGCAAATGCAAATGCAGACGCAGAACGAGGAACTGTGGTCGTCGCCGGTCACCGCGAACCAGATACCCGCGTTACCGAACCACTTGCAAGCGTTGTCCGGGTTCTCCGGCACGCTGACGCAATACCTGCCCATGCCCGCGTTCCCGCTAACCGATTCCAGCCACATGACGAAACCGTCGATGGGACAGACGCCGGTCAGGATCTTCAATCCGGACGCGTACTGCGACCTATGCAACAAGGAGTTCTGCAACAAGTATTTTCTCAAGACGCACAAGGCGAACAAGCACGGGATCTACGTCGACTCTCCCGGCCCTAGCACCGCGGAGGGCAACGTCGTAGGGACACTCTACCCGAGCAACATGACGAACAGCATGGTCAAGCTGGAAGCGCCGGCGACGCCTCCGGCGCTGAGCGTCGCCTGCGATCTGTGCCAGAAACGGTTCAAGAACGAGGAGACCATGCGCAAGCACAGGCAGAAGATGCACACCGAGCTGCCGGATCAGTCGCAGGAGGCTCAGTTCGGCTTTCCGCAGAACGAGGAGGATGGGGTGACTCCGAGGGACAGCCCCAGCGGCGTGGAAGCGCTTTTCAAGCAAGAATTCGGCGTGGAACAGGAGGACGCGTCGTTTGTTCCTGCGCCCAGACATCTATCGCCCCAGTCGATCCAGCAGGCAAGGGACGCGGGGTTCAACGCCGATCGGCTGCGACGCTTGGGGGTGATCAATCCGGAGGCGTTCTGCGAGATCTGCTGCAAGGAGTACTGCAACAAGTACTTCCTCAGGACGCACAAGATGAAGAGACACGGCATCGTGATGCAGGAGAACGAGAAGTCGCCCGGCAACCCGGGCGCGATCGCTACCTGGCACCAAGTGCAGACCAGCCCCCTGAATCTGATCATGGCGGAGAGCGCGGAGTCGAACGAACGGTCAACCGACGAATACGAGTGCAAGATCTGCGAGATACGGTTTCAAACAGCCGGTCTGTACCAGGCGCACTGCCGGAAGATGCACGAGAGCGAGGAACAACGGTCGCCGAAGCAGGAGAGCGACGCGGAACAGACGGATCAACGGAACGACACCATCTCCGAGGATCTGCAGAAGCTGCAGACCATGCTGCTGCAATTGAACGGACTGAAGTCGGGCAAGGGAGTCTCCTGCGGCGTGTGCGGCAAAGAATGCGAGAACAGAGCGACGTTGCACATCCATAAAGTAACGGAGCACGGCGCGATAGAGGAACCCACATCCCCGCCGCAGGACAAGTCGCCAACGACCGCAGTTTCAGGTTTCTGCTCTCTTTGCGGTAAGGACTACCCCAACCAGGACGCTCTTCGCAGACACATCGCGGAAGATCACCAGCCACCCATTACCAGCTCCGTGCCTCACACGCCCACAACCACTTCCACTGTCACCAACTCGACGCCGACCAGCCAGACGCCCACGGAGAAGAAGGCGATCCCCATGACGCCTACGTCGAGCTACTGCGAGATTTGCAACAAGGAGCTGTGCAATAAGTACTTCATGAAGACACACATGCAACGAATGCACGGGATCGAGATCGAGAACGGCGCGCAGATCGGCGGTGTGATCTGCAACATCTGCAACAAGGAGCTTTGCAGCAAGTATTTCCTGCGCGTGCACAAGCACAACACGCACGGCATCGTGGACGAGAACGCGGCCAGCTCAACGAAACAGGAGGCTCACGGAGGCGCGGTGAGCACCGAGGATGTCGCCCTCAAGCCGGAGCACATCGGCGACCTGAGTCACAGATACTTCACTCATTTCACCGAGGTCTGTCCGATTTGCAACAGAAGGTTCCGTAGTATAAAATGGCTGAAGGCGCACTTGATGAGCGATCACGGGAAAACGGGCGTCGACAAGTGGCGCGAGATGGAGCAACAGTATCAAACGACTTCTAGACCGGGCAACAGACCGCCGAACGCCCCGAAGAACGCGCAGGGATCGAACTTGAAGATACCGAACGGATTCGATGTACCGCAACAAATCAAGTCCGTCGAGTACGCCGGCCTCGGTAATCAGGTGTTGTCGAATCTActgggatcatcctcggacggCGACCAGCAGCTGAAGAGCTACCGTTGCTCGTACTGCAATTTCACGACGACCGTGCTGCCCTTCCTGTTCCTTCACGAGAGATCGCACGTCAACTCCCACGAGAGTGCCGAGAGCGAAAAGTCGCTGCAGTGCCCGATTTGCTCGCAATGCTTTCATCAGTCGGAGATGTTGCATCAACATCTACTCACTGCTCACCAGTTCCCCGCGCTGTTGACCCATCTTCAGTCCCCGCTTCGCAATAACTTCGGACTGGACGCGGAGAGGATGGCCGAGGCCAAGGAGAAATACGACCCGGAAACGAAGGAGGATCGCACGGGGAACAGTCCGCGAGTCAGTGCCAATCAAACGATCCCCGAGACGGTCAGAAACCAACGACAAGAGGACACAGCGGTCCAGGTGACTCCTCAGGGTGTGTACAAGTGCGCGCAATGCGGGTACGCGACCACCAATCTGAATCGGATCAAGAAACACGTCCGGAAGGATCACAAGGCGATCGGCGATCCCACGGATAGCGTGTTGGCCGAGCTGAGCAAGACATTGAAGGACGTCGCGAATAGGCACAAGATGCCGGCCTGCTACGCGATGCCGCAGGACATGAACTCGAATCCCGACAAAACGATCATGCAGCCGTTCCTAATCGAGGAACAGGAGATTATGCAAGCCGGCGAGGAGTCGTCCACCTCGGAGAAACGTTTCGCGCCGTCCTTGGTCTATTTGCCGGTGAAATCGCGGATCAGCAACGCGGTGACCGCCTCGTTCACCCTGAGCCCCGCTTGA